A stretch of Chloroflexota bacterium DNA encodes these proteins:
- a CDS encoding ABC transporter substrate-binding protein, producing MKKIGQVLGMSLVFLLIGVLLSACVEKAAAPTPTPTAAKPAAEATKPAAAPSPTPVVVKEIKVGVLAPLTGPQGPAGLEMKNGSELLAEIVNGKYDLNMPLAKTEGLPNLGGAKVKLVFADDGGSPEKGKAEVERLITSEKVVAIVGTYASSVTAVASRAAESLGVPLLTPISTSPMLTQQGLKWFFRTTPHDQTFAQNFFQFLEDLKKKKGIAVKKIALIHENTLFGTDSAKFEAQYAKEYGNDVVTTIPYPANTASLSSEVEKLKGSGADIAMPTSYISDAILMVRTFKQLDYNPLAVIAQDAGFIESDFLKTVGKDGNYILSREVFALDLAGKKPLVKAVNDLYKQRYGANMTGVSSRNFTGTLTMLDAINRAGSTSPEAIRKALLETNIPGDQLIMPWDGVKFDPNTGQNILGRGIVVQAQGEVYYTVWPFELAAKDVIWPIPKWSERK from the coding sequence ATGAAGAAGATAGGGCAAGTTCTGGGGATGTCGTTGGTATTTCTGTTAATCGGTGTCTTGCTGTCTGCTTGTGTTGAGAAGGCCGCCGCGCCGACACCCACCCCTACTGCCGCTAAGCCGGCAGCGGAAGCAACTAAGCCAGCTGCGGCACCTAGTCCCACCCCCGTGGTCGTGAAGGAGATAAAAGTAGGCGTCCTCGCTCCTTTGACAGGCCCTCAGGGTCCGGCTGGGTTGGAGATGAAAAACGGCTCTGAACTGCTGGCCGAAATTGTTAATGGCAAGTATGACTTGAACATGCCCCTGGCTAAGACAGAGGGACTACCTAATCTTGGTGGAGCAAAAGTCAAGCTCGTCTTCGCAGATGATGGGGGCAGCCCGGAGAAGGGCAAGGCTGAGGTAGAACGGTTGATCACTAGTGAGAAGGTGGTGGCCATCGTCGGTACCTACGCCAGTTCAGTCACCGCTGTGGCCAGCAGGGCGGCCGAATCGTTGGGAGTGCCACTCCTGACTCCCATCTCCACCTCCCCAATGTTAACCCAACAGGGCCTGAAGTGGTTCTTCCGCACCACCCCACACGATCAAACGTTCGCTCAGAACTTCTTCCAGTTCCTGGAGGATTTGAAGAAGAAAAAGGGCATTGCAGTCAAGAAGATCGCCCTCATCCACGAGAATACCCTTTTCGGCACCGACTCGGCCAAGTTTGAGGCTCAATATGCCAAGGAGTACGGCAATGATGTAGTGACGACCATACCCTATCCAGCCAATACCGCCTCTCTCAGTAGCGAGGTCGAGAAACTGAAGGGTTCCGGGGCCGATATCGCGATGCCTACCTCCTACATCTCCGACGCTATCCTGATGGTAAGGACCTTCAAGCAGCTGGACTACAATCCGCTGGCCGTGATCGCCCAGGATGCCGGCTTCATCGAGTCAGATTTTCTGAAGACGGTAGGAAAGGATGGCAACTACATATTAAGTCGCGAGGTGTTCGCTCTGGACCTGGCCGGGAAGAAGCCTCTGGTGAAGGCCGTTAATGATCTCTACAAGCAGCGCTATGGGGCTAATATGACTGGCGTATCTTCACGTAACTTCACCGGAACGTTAACGATGTTGGATGCTATTAACCGCGCTGGTTCCACCAGCCCGGAGGCTATCCGCAAGGCTTTGCTTGAGACTAATATCCCCGGCGACCAGCTGATCATGCCCTGGGACGGCGTGAAGTTCGATCCGAATACCGGACAGAACATCCTTGGACGGGGAATCGTGGTTCAAGCACAGGGCGAGGTATACTACACCGTTTGGCCCTTCGAGTTGGCCGCAAAGGACGTGATCTGGCCCATCCCGAAGTGGAGCGAGCGAAAATAG
- a CDS encoding DUF6282 family protein: MTDMVSVQGAIDIHIHSHPCLFHRLADDRAMARAAQETGMQAIVLKCHHEATVSRAYLVGQEFPEIKVFGGIVLNRYVGGLNPAAVEATLKLGGKIIWMPTIDAANHARIFGFTGGYDVQAGGQRTQEGITILSNGRLTDDTQNVLALIAQYDVALGTGHLSPEEILALLRGAREHGVRRMIINHPFFKIPNLDLGPLKELVNLGAKVEIDYCGLSPMWAWPGNNLDRVREAISILGAGNCILVTDTGQRHNPMPPEALRILAQCLYEKGISEVDLHTMMVEIPRWLLNL, translated from the coding sequence ATGACCGATATGGTATCAGTGCAGGGAGCCATTGATATCCATATCCATTCTCACCCCTGCCTGTTCCACCGCCTGGCTGATGATCGGGCGATGGCCAGGGCTGCACAAGAGACCGGGATGCAGGCCATCGTCCTCAAATGCCATCACGAGGCTACCGTTAGCCGGGCCTATCTGGTAGGACAAGAGTTTCCAGAGATTAAGGTTTTTGGTGGTATAGTCCTGAACCGCTATGTCGGTGGCCTCAACCCAGCGGCTGTAGAAGCCACGCTTAAGCTAGGAGGCAAGATCATTTGGATGCCCACTATCGACGCCGCCAATCATGCCCGGATATTCGGCTTCACCGGTGGATACGACGTCCAGGCCGGGGGGCAGCGCACCCAGGAAGGCATCACCATATTAAGTAATGGACGACTGACCGATGACACACAGAACGTACTTGCCTTAATCGCCCAATACGATGTCGCTCTGGGAACAGGACACCTTTCCCCCGAGGAGATCCTGGCCTTGCTACGTGGTGCCAGGGAGCATGGCGTTCGTCGGATGATAATCAATCACCCCTTCTTCAAAATACCGAACCTTGACCTGGGGCCGCTAAAAGAGCTGGTGAACCTGGGAGCAAAGGTGGAGATCGACTACTGTGGGCTCTCCCCCATGTGGGCCTGGCCAGGCAACAATCTGGACCGGGTCCGTGAAGCCATAAGCATCCTGGGAGCCGGTAATTGCATTCTTGTCACGGACACAGGACAACGACACAATCCAATGCCTCCCGAGGCCCTGCGCATTCTGGCTCAGTGTCTCTATGAGAAAGGCATCAGCGAAGTGGACCTGCACACCATGATGGTAGAAATACCACGATGGTTGCTAAACCTATAG
- a CDS encoding monomethylamine:corrinoid methyltransferase: MVSFAEVVNRALSGPVCSENDFNLRVFVPKLREVIRKYDIRYDPENPIPADDGLADRLFMAGMEFYRDVGTYCVDSERIIKFSAEELNEAIASAPIGPILGTGKEAKRLIARRPESSEPPWCSVGAAGGGASNEEILASLVQWYAAIPLADSITTPSLATINGQEVVAGTPLEIEGAIRTVVLSKEAIRRAGRPGLPIINGIATAVSGMATLAGSQFGLGAGDAWEIASLAELKINFDLLNKIAYLLNTGLNWLSETGTLLGGYAGGPEGTAVVTVAYNLEGILVKRATFHHPFPTHFAYGCTTCRNTLWALSVSSQAISRNSHFPLLDLGYVAAGPVTEMCLYETAAWVIAAVVSGGSIEAEGTAKATHVDYMTPLEPQFATEVAHATTGMTRKEANEVVKSLLDRYEDSIPHAPIGQRYQDCFDVARGIPKPEYLELYHRVREELESMGLRWKTILQGRAL; this comes from the coding sequence ATGGTCAGTTTCGCTGAGGTGGTTAATAGGGCCCTTAGCGGCCCAGTCTGTTCAGAGAACGATTTTAACCTGCGAGTTTTCGTACCCAAACTACGGGAGGTAATCCGCAAATACGATATCAGGTATGATCCAGAGAACCCGATACCGGCCGACGATGGGTTAGCCGACCGGCTGTTTATGGCTGGAATGGAATTTTATCGAGATGTAGGGACATACTGTGTCGATAGTGAACGGATCATCAAGTTCAGCGCGGAGGAGCTCAACGAGGCTATCGCCTCTGCCCCCATTGGACCCATTTTAGGTACGGGGAAGGAGGCCAAGAGGCTGATCGCCAGGCGCCCTGAAAGCAGCGAACCACCGTGGTGTTCGGTAGGTGCGGCCGGCGGGGGTGCCTCCAATGAGGAGATTTTGGCCAGCCTGGTGCAGTGGTATGCCGCCATCCCTCTGGCTGACTCCATCACTACGCCCAGCCTAGCCACTATCAATGGACAGGAAGTTGTAGCTGGGACGCCGTTGGAGATCGAGGGAGCGATCAGAACTGTAGTCCTTTCTAAAGAGGCCATTCGCCGCGCTGGACGGCCTGGTCTACCCATTATCAATGGCATAGCCACAGCTGTATCTGGCATGGCTACACTGGCTGGCAGCCAGTTCGGCCTGGGGGCCGGGGATGCCTGGGAGATCGCTTCCTTAGCTGAACTGAAGATCAACTTCGACCTGTTGAATAAGATTGCCTATTTATTGAATACAGGGCTCAACTGGCTCTCCGAAACAGGAACGCTTCTTGGTGGCTACGCCGGTGGGCCAGAAGGTACGGCTGTGGTGACGGTGGCCTACAATCTGGAGGGCATCCTGGTGAAGCGCGCTACGTTCCATCATCCGTTCCCCACTCATTTTGCTTATGGCTGCACTACCTGTCGGAATACCTTATGGGCCTTGAGCGTCAGCTCCCAGGCCATCAGTCGCAACAGCCATTTCCCACTCCTGGACTTGGGGTATGTCGCTGCTGGGCCCGTGACAGAAATGTGTCTCTACGAGACGGCTGCCTGGGTGATCGCCGCCGTCGTTTCCGGCGGGTCGATCGAGGCCGAAGGAACGGCCAAGGCCACACACGTCGACTATATGACTCCGCTAGAACCGCAATTCGCGACCGAGGTGGCCCACGCCACCACCGGGATGACCCGGAAAGAGGCTAACGAGGTTGTTAAGTCCCTTCTGGATCGGTACGAGGATTCGATACCGCATGCCCCCATCGGCCAACGATACCAGGACTGTTTCGATGTCGCCCGGGGCATTCCCAAACCGGAATACCTTGAACTATATCATCGGGTTAGAGAGGAACTCGAATCTATGGGGCTCAGATGGAAAACTATCCTTCAGGGTAGAGCGTTATGA
- a CDS encoding B12-binding domain-containing protein translates to MSDEATLQALARAIVAGDVTAATAAAEQALQEGIPPVEAVEKGLLIGMRTVGDKWRAFEIWLPEVMLAVEAWKAAMAVLEPRMTRDNKETLRAGTVVIGTVKGDIHEIGKNIVATLLKAAGFEVYDLGSDIAASAFVEAAERTKADIIACSALMTTTMPNQKDVIEHLKGQGLREKYQVMVGGAPVDQLWANKIGADGYGATADDAVKVALQLMSERKRG, encoded by the coding sequence TTGTCAGACGAAGCGACTTTACAGGCGCTGGCCAGGGCCATCGTCGCTGGCGATGTCACCGCGGCAACAGCTGCCGCAGAACAGGCTCTACAGGAGGGCATTCCACCCGTCGAAGCGGTAGAAAAGGGGCTCCTGATTGGCATGCGGACTGTGGGCGACAAGTGGCGTGCCTTCGAAATCTGGTTGCCAGAGGTTATGTTGGCCGTTGAGGCCTGGAAAGCAGCGATGGCCGTGCTGGAGCCAAGGATGACCAGGGACAACAAGGAGACGTTGAGGGCTGGTACGGTCGTCATCGGCACGGTTAAAGGTGATATTCACGAGATCGGTAAAAATATTGTCGCCACCTTGTTGAAAGCAGCGGGATTCGAAGTGTATGATTTGGGCAGCGATATCGCTGCCTCAGCCTTTGTCGAGGCTGCTGAAAGGACGAAGGCCGATATCATAGCCTGTTCTGCCCTGATGACAACGACGATGCCTAACCAGAAGGATGTCATTGAGCACCTCAAAGGGCAAGGACTCAGGGAAAAATATCAGGTGATGGTGGGCGGTGCTCCAGTCGATCAACTGTGGGCTAACAAGATAGGAGCAGACGGCTATGGGGCGACGGCCGATGATGCAGTCAAGGTCGCTCTGCAACTGATGTCTGAGAGAAAGAGAGGCTAA
- a CDS encoding maleate cis-trans isomerase: MLGEPRKRLGLLIPSSNTTMEFEFGHYLPPSVSLHTARMPCVDVTPEVLRAMASTCVQGAQLLADCRPDLILYGCTSGSFIEGKGYDRRLEEQMEGATGIPTLTTSHAVLDALTHLKAKRVEIFTPYITEINERERIFFEDNGFKVTQVRGLGIVDNTEIGRQHPAEAFKLAYEFNDKDSDVLFISCTNFRTFEIIVPLSKVLGKPVVTSNQASLWAALKRLQVKADLDILSSLQ, translated from the coding sequence ATGTTAGGCGAGCCCAGGAAGAGACTCGGGCTACTTATTCCCTCATCGAACACCACAATGGAATTCGAATTCGGCCACTATTTGCCTCCTTCTGTGTCACTACACACGGCACGGATGCCCTGCGTTGATGTGACGCCAGAGGTGCTTCGGGCGATGGCCTCTACCTGTGTCCAAGGGGCACAACTCCTGGCTGATTGTCGACCTGATCTGATCCTTTATGGCTGTACCAGTGGCAGCTTCATCGAAGGAAAGGGTTATGATAGGCGACTTGAAGAACAGATGGAAGGGGCTACCGGGATACCGACACTGACGACCTCCCACGCCGTTTTGGACGCCCTGACTCACCTTAAGGCCAAACGCGTGGAGATTTTCACTCCCTATATCACTGAGATCAACGAGCGGGAACGGATCTTCTTTGAGGACAACGGATTTAAGGTAACGCAGGTACGGGGATTAGGGATTGTGGATAACACCGAGATAGGCCGGCAACATCCAGCCGAAGCTTTCAAACTAGCCTATGAATTCAACGATAAGGACTCGGATGTCCTCTTTATCAGCTGCACCAACTTTCGCACCTTCGAGATAATTGTGCCTCTCTCTAAGGTGCTGGGCAAGCCAGTGGTGACGAGCAACCAGGCCTCACTGTGGGCAGCCCTCAAGCGACTGCAGGTGAAAGCTGACCTTGACATATTGAGCAGCTTACAATAA
- a CDS encoding 2Fe-2S iron-sulfur cluster-binding protein, translated as MKEPAKEIIVDILRYDPQAEGEPTLQTYRILSDRETTLLALLRHIYEDLDPTLAFRDYHCGRAICGSCRLRLGGKAVKACHTIVRPGERVMVGPLEKESLIRDLAVAFD; from the coding sequence ATGAAGGAACCTGCCAAGGAGATTATCGTTGACATTTTGCGTTATGACCCCCAGGCGGAAGGTGAACCCACTCTCCAAACATATCGCATCCTATCTGACCGGGAAACGACCCTCCTGGCCTTGCTCAGGCATATCTATGAGGATTTGGACCCAACCCTAGCCTTCCGTGACTATCACTGCGGGCGGGCCATCTGTGGGAGCTGTCGCCTCCGCTTGGGAGGCAAAGCGGTCAAGGCCTGCCACACGATTGTCCGGCCGGGGGAGCGGGTGATGGTCGGGCCTCTGGAGAAGGAGTCATTGATCAGGGACCTGGCCGTGGCCTTCGATTAG